The following proteins come from a genomic window of Trifolium pratense cultivar HEN17-A07 linkage group LG4, ARS_RC_1.1, whole genome shotgun sequence:
- the LOC123882074 gene encoding two-component response regulator ARR2-like isoform X1 — protein sequence MNLSNGKGSISTVTSTATMKSGEGSDQFPAGLRVLVVDDDPTCLMILEKMLRTCLYEVTKCNRAETALSLLRENKNGFDIVISDVHMPDMDGFKLLEHIGLEMDLPVIMMSADDGKSVVMKGVTHGACDYLIKPVRIEALKNIWQHVVRKKKNEWKDTEQSGSADEGDRHPKASDDGDYSSSANEGNWRNSRKRRDDEEDGDDRDDSSTLKKPRVVWSVELHQQFVAAVDQLGIDKAVPKKILELMNVPGLTRENVASHLQKYRLYLRRLSGVSQHNNLNNSFLSPQEASFGTISPMNGLDLQTLAAAGQLPAQSLATLQAAGLGRSTVKPGLSMPLMDQRNLFSFENPRLRFGEGQQQLLSSNKPTNLLHGVPTNMEPKQLANLHQSTQSLGNLNMRVTGSSTQGNPLLMQMAQSQPRGQMLSEITSPRVPRLPNILAQPALSNGISDGLLGRNGIASSSRAPSFNPVSQSSSYLNFPMNQSTEMSVSNFPLGSTPGISSMTNKGSFQPDVNSGIRASAGFPNYDIFNDLHQQKSRDWGMASQGPMYDSSSHANPLHGNIDVSPSVLVQQGYSSSQQPGHNRDASLIGKSPFSLGEGLDHSNLQNGGQHFNPLIAESSTRVKSERVPDASSQTNLFPDHYGQEDLMSALLKQQEGIVQGENEFDFDGYSLDNIPV from the exons ATGAATCTTAGCAACGGTAAAGGATCCATTTCTACTGTTACTTCAACTGCTACTATGAAATCCGGTGAAGGTTCCGACCAGTTTCCGGCTGGTTTGCGAGttcttgttgttgatgatgatccCACGTGCCTTATGATCCTTGAGAAGATGTTACGCACGTGTCTTTATGAAG TTACGAAATGCAATCGAGCCGAGACTGCACTTTCACTCCTAAGAGAGAACAAGAATGGATTTGACATTGTTATCAGTGATGTTCATATGCCAGACATGGATGGATTTAAACTCTTAGAACACATTGGATTGGAAATGGACCTTCCGGTTATTA TGATGTCTGCGGATGATGGTAAAAGTGTTGTTATGAAGGGTGTAACACACGGTGCTTGTGATTATCTAATTAAACCTGTTCGTATCGAGGCTTTGAAGAACATATGGCAACATGTGGTTAGGAAGAAAAAGAATGAGTGGAAAGATACGGAGCAATCGGGTAGCGCTGATGAAGGAGATCGACATCCAAAGGCATCGGATGATGGCGATTATTCGTCTTCTGCTAATGAAGGTAATTGGAGAAACTCGAGAAAGAGAAGGGACGATGAAGAGGATGGTGACGATAGAGATGACTCGTCAACGCTAAAGAAGCCTCGTGTTGTTTGGTCTGTGGAACTCCATCAACAGTTTGTGGCTGCTGTTGATCAACTGGGAATTGACA AGGCTGTTCCTAAAAAAATTCTGGAATTGATGAATGTTCCTGGCCTCACTAGAGAAAATGTTGCCAGCCACCTGCAG AAATATCGGTTGTATCTTCGAAGGCTGAGTGGAGTTTCTCAGCACAATAACTTGAACAACTCATTTCTCAGTCCACAAGAGGCATCATTTGGTACGATTTCACCAATGAACGGTCTTGATCTTCAAACTCTTGCAGCTGCTGGCCAGCTCCCAGCACAAAGTTTAGCCACTCTTCAAGCCGCAGGACTTGGTAGGTCAACTGTGAAACCAGGCTTATCAATGCCTCTCATGGATCAAAGAAACCTTTTCAGTTTTGAAAACCCGAGGTTGAGATTTGGAGAAGGGCAACAACAACTTTTAAGCAGCAATAAACCAACAAATCTTCTTCATGGAGTCCCTACTAACATGGAGCCAAAGCAGCTCGCAAATTTGCACCAATCTACACAATCCCTCGGCAATTTGAATATGCGAGTCACTGGTTCTTCTACGCAGGGTAATCCCTTATTGATGCAGATGGCACAATCCCAACCTAGAGGTCAGATGCTAAGTGAAATTACCAGTCCTCGTGTTCCGAGACTTCCAAACATCTTGGCGCAGCCTGCTTTGTCAAACGGAATTTCTGATGGTCTATTGGGGAGAAATGGCATAGCTAGTAGCAGCAGAGCACCTTCATTTAATCCTGTTTCACAGAGCTCTTCATATTTGAATTTTCCCATGAATCAAAGCACTGAAATGTCTGTTAGTAATTTCCCTCTCGGAAGCACTCCGGGTATATCTAGTATGACAAACAAAGGCTCGTTTCAACCGGACGTTAATTCGGGAATTAGAGCATCTGCTGGTTTTCCAAACTACGATATATTTAATGACCTGCACCAGCAGAAGTCCCGGGATTGGGGGATGGCAAGCCAAGGTCCAATGTATGATTCATCATCACATGCAAATCCTTTGCATGGTAACATCGATGTCTCTCCATCAGTTTTAGTCCAGCAGGGTTATTCTTCTAGTCAACAACCTGGACATAACAGAGATGCCTCTTTGATTGGAAAATCTCCTTTCTCTCTCGGTGAAGGCTTGGACCACAGTAATCTCCAAAATGGCGGTCAACACTTCAATCCCCTTATCGCTGAAAGTTCAACAAGGGTCAAGTCTGAAAGAGTTCCCGACGCGAGCTCCCAGACTAACCTCTTCCCTGATCATTACGGGCAGGAGGATCTCATGAGTGCACTTCTGAAACAG CAGGAAGGTATTGTACAAGGCGAGAACGAGTTTGACTTTGATGGATATTCTCTGGACAACATTCCTGTCTAG
- the LOC123882074 gene encoding two-component response regulator ARR2-like isoform X2: MNLSNGKGSISTVTSTATMKSGEGSDQFPAGLRVLVVDDDPTCLMILEKMLRTCLYEVTKCNRAETALSLLRENKNGFDIVISDVHMPDMDGFKLLEHIGLEMDLPVIMMSADDGKSVVMKGVTHGACDYLIKPVRIEALKNIWQHVVRKKKNEWKDTEQSGSADEGDRHPKASDDGDYSSSANEGNWRNSRKRRDDEEDGDDRDDSSTLKKPRVVWSVELHQQFVAAVDQLGIDKAVPKKILELMNVPGLTRENVASHLQKYRLYLRRLSGVSQHNNLNNSFLSPQEASFGTISPMNGLDLQTLAAAGQLPAQSLATLQAAGLGRSTVKPGLSMPLMDQRNLFSFENPRLRFGEGQQQLLSSNKPTNLLHGVPTNMEPKQLANLHQSTQSLGNLNMRVTGSSTQGNPLLMQMAQSQPRGQMLSEITSPRVPRLPNILAQPALSNGISDGLLGRNGIASSSRAPSFNPVSQSSSYLNFPMNQSTEMSVSNFPLGSTPGISSMTNKGSFQPDVNSGIRASAGFPNYDIFNDLHQQKSRDWGMASQGPMYDSSSHANPLHGNIDVSPSVLVQQGYSSSQQPGHNRDASLIGKSPFSLGEGLDHSNLQNGGQHFNPLIAESSTRVKSERVPDASSQTNLFPDHYGQEDLMSALLKQEGIVQGENEFDFDGYSLDNIPV, from the exons ATGAATCTTAGCAACGGTAAAGGATCCATTTCTACTGTTACTTCAACTGCTACTATGAAATCCGGTGAAGGTTCCGACCAGTTTCCGGCTGGTTTGCGAGttcttgttgttgatgatgatccCACGTGCCTTATGATCCTTGAGAAGATGTTACGCACGTGTCTTTATGAAG TTACGAAATGCAATCGAGCCGAGACTGCACTTTCACTCCTAAGAGAGAACAAGAATGGATTTGACATTGTTATCAGTGATGTTCATATGCCAGACATGGATGGATTTAAACTCTTAGAACACATTGGATTGGAAATGGACCTTCCGGTTATTA TGATGTCTGCGGATGATGGTAAAAGTGTTGTTATGAAGGGTGTAACACACGGTGCTTGTGATTATCTAATTAAACCTGTTCGTATCGAGGCTTTGAAGAACATATGGCAACATGTGGTTAGGAAGAAAAAGAATGAGTGGAAAGATACGGAGCAATCGGGTAGCGCTGATGAAGGAGATCGACATCCAAAGGCATCGGATGATGGCGATTATTCGTCTTCTGCTAATGAAGGTAATTGGAGAAACTCGAGAAAGAGAAGGGACGATGAAGAGGATGGTGACGATAGAGATGACTCGTCAACGCTAAAGAAGCCTCGTGTTGTTTGGTCTGTGGAACTCCATCAACAGTTTGTGGCTGCTGTTGATCAACTGGGAATTGACA AGGCTGTTCCTAAAAAAATTCTGGAATTGATGAATGTTCCTGGCCTCACTAGAGAAAATGTTGCCAGCCACCTGCAG AAATATCGGTTGTATCTTCGAAGGCTGAGTGGAGTTTCTCAGCACAATAACTTGAACAACTCATTTCTCAGTCCACAAGAGGCATCATTTGGTACGATTTCACCAATGAACGGTCTTGATCTTCAAACTCTTGCAGCTGCTGGCCAGCTCCCAGCACAAAGTTTAGCCACTCTTCAAGCCGCAGGACTTGGTAGGTCAACTGTGAAACCAGGCTTATCAATGCCTCTCATGGATCAAAGAAACCTTTTCAGTTTTGAAAACCCGAGGTTGAGATTTGGAGAAGGGCAACAACAACTTTTAAGCAGCAATAAACCAACAAATCTTCTTCATGGAGTCCCTACTAACATGGAGCCAAAGCAGCTCGCAAATTTGCACCAATCTACACAATCCCTCGGCAATTTGAATATGCGAGTCACTGGTTCTTCTACGCAGGGTAATCCCTTATTGATGCAGATGGCACAATCCCAACCTAGAGGTCAGATGCTAAGTGAAATTACCAGTCCTCGTGTTCCGAGACTTCCAAACATCTTGGCGCAGCCTGCTTTGTCAAACGGAATTTCTGATGGTCTATTGGGGAGAAATGGCATAGCTAGTAGCAGCAGAGCACCTTCATTTAATCCTGTTTCACAGAGCTCTTCATATTTGAATTTTCCCATGAATCAAAGCACTGAAATGTCTGTTAGTAATTTCCCTCTCGGAAGCACTCCGGGTATATCTAGTATGACAAACAAAGGCTCGTTTCAACCGGACGTTAATTCGGGAATTAGAGCATCTGCTGGTTTTCCAAACTACGATATATTTAATGACCTGCACCAGCAGAAGTCCCGGGATTGGGGGATGGCAAGCCAAGGTCCAATGTATGATTCATCATCACATGCAAATCCTTTGCATGGTAACATCGATGTCTCTCCATCAGTTTTAGTCCAGCAGGGTTATTCTTCTAGTCAACAACCTGGACATAACAGAGATGCCTCTTTGATTGGAAAATCTCCTTTCTCTCTCGGTGAAGGCTTGGACCACAGTAATCTCCAAAATGGCGGTCAACACTTCAATCCCCTTATCGCTGAAAGTTCAACAAGGGTCAAGTCTGAAAGAGTTCCCGACGCGAGCTCCCAGACTAACCTCTTCCCTGATCATTACGGGCAGGAGGATCTCATGAGTGCACTTCTGAAACAG GAAGGTATTGTACAAGGCGAGAACGAGTTTGACTTTGATGGATATTCTCTGGACAACATTCCTGTCTAG